One genomic window of Carassius auratus strain Wakin chromosome 14, ASM336829v1, whole genome shotgun sequence includes the following:
- the LOC113113802 gene encoding solute carrier family 25 member 51-like, which translates to MGVVTTMDPDTARQSKGGHALIGANLGSRGKHYVCGSLAAFTNIIVTFPIQKVLFRQQLHGVRATEAVRQLQREGLRHLYRGLLPPLLQKSTTVAIMFGLYEDFSRLLLRHAHRSGAPELVIRSAAAVLAGTAEAALTPFERVQTLLQDHRHNGRFNNTAHTFRTLLRDYGVRECYRGLVPILLRNGPSNVLFFGLRGPIKQRLPDARTRMGHMANDFVCGGLLGAALGIMFYPLNVVKSRAQAQVGGEFVPCHQVLMTVWRERGGSIVLLFRGATLNYHRSLLSWGIINATYELLLKVF; encoded by the coding sequence ATGGGGGTGGTTACTACTATGGACCCGGATACGGCCCGGCAAAGTAAAGGTGGCCACGCGCTAATAGGGGCCAATCTGGGCAGTCGGGGAAAACACTATGTGTGCGGCTCGCTTGCTGCGTTCACCAACATCATCGTGACCTTTCCTATTCAGAAAGTGTTGTTCCGGCAGCAGCTTCATGGGGTGCGAGCGACCGAGGCCGTCCGGCAGTTGCAGAGGGAAGGGTTGAGACATCTCTACCGAGGGCTTCTGCCTCCACTACTGCAGAAGTCCACCACCGTGGCCATCATGTTTGGCCTGTATGAGGATTTTTCCCGATTGCTTTTGCGTCACGCTCACAGAAGTGGTGCACCGGAGCTTGTTATACGGAGCGCTGCTGCCGTGCTGGCCGGGACGGCTGAGGCCGCCCTTACGCCGTTTGAAAGGGTGCAAACTCTGCTTCAGGATCACAGGCACAACGGGCGTTTCAACAACACCGCCCACACCTTCCGAACTCTCCTGCGGGATTACGGTGTGAGAGAGTGCTACCGCGGGCTGGTCCCGATTTTGTTGCGAAACGGGCCTAGTaacgttttgttttttggcttGCGTGGGCCAATTAAGCAGCGGCTACCTGATGCCCGAACCCGTATGGGTCACATGGCCAATGACTTTGTGTGTGGCGGGCTGCTGGGGGCGGCGCTGGGTATCATGTTCTACCCCCTGAATGTGGTCAAATCTCGAGCTCAGGCTCAAGTTGGGGGCGAGTTTGTTCCTTGCCATCAAGTGCTGATGACGGTGTGGCGGGAACGAGGCGGCAGCATCGTGCTGCTCTTCCGCGGAGCGACGCTCAACTACCATCGATCTCTTCTGTCATGGGGGATCATCAATGCAACCTATGAGCTTCTCCTGAAAGTTTTCTGA
- the LOC113113803 gene encoding LOW QUALITY PROTEIN: protein transport protein Sec24B (The sequence of the model RefSeq protein was modified relative to this genomic sequence to represent the inferred CDS: deleted 3 bases in 3 codons), which yields MSTQGYANPSSSVNNYGMSSSQNGGGAAPCQNGPGQMYPAMYPASSYYSSAPPAAYPTVAGHSAPPAGKIPVSSSGYSGNYFQKSSGPSPYPAPGTHQYSNAPVQPFQQTAPYAGYYGQVYSHPSQGQTQTQPQPQQLQPSLVPASSGGNLGAPLYPIVSYPAAPGSSQYGTLRSSQTTAGQPPVSTVMPPPPTQSSLQQYSQGIGANPTPAHPGYGAPPLSQTATVNGQSNPVQQHYDPNLHNPMSHHYATGPPNSQGPDKERPPSGTPGTSVHSSPQHHPGLLYGDRGVNNAINSAAGDHSSSSSDHEEEDEEDEEAGGDSSSTTTGSASPVPNSYESLEGGGYSDLAAPPAGVPAKQAPPFGYNYPTVHPAYQQNPAPKPDPSPSHGGYNPPGYQPYSQPFPSLSELSSALGGLGGVSEQEAETLRPVNLLQERNILPPKRAPPPEPNLSNDLRKVNCSPDTFRCTLTNIPQTQALLNKARLPLGLLLHPFRDLTQLPVITSNTIVRCRSCRTYINPFVSFLDQRRWKCNLCYRVNDVPDEFMYNPVTRSYGEPHKRPEVQNSTVEFIASSDYMLRPPQPAVYLFLLDVSHNAVESGYLNVFCQSLLDNLEKLPGDTRTHIGFVTFDSTVHFYNLQEGLSQPQMLVVSDIDDVFIPTHDSLLVNLKESKELVKDLLNALPGMFTHTRETQSALGPALQAAYKLMSPTGGRVSVFQTQLPTLGAGHLQSREDPNLRSSTKNVLHLGPATDFYKKLALDCSGQQIGVDLFLLSSQYSDLASLACVSKYSAGSVFYYPSFHHVHNPAQTQKFQKDLQRYLTRKIGFEAVMRIRCTKGLSIHTFHGNFFVRSTDLLSLANVNPDSGFAVQMSIEESLADTSLACFQAALLYTSSKGKRRIRVHTLCLPVVSQLSEVFAGADIQAISCLLANMAIDRSISSSLSDARDALVNAVVDCLTAYRANGSNIQPSGLIAPAALRLFPLYVLALLKQKALRTGTSTRLDERVFSMCELKSQPLQQIMRMVHPDLYRIDNMTEQAALHLNDSVIPQPPLLQLTAEKLTREGAFLLDCGSVMYLWVGKGCNETFIRDVLGFQNYASLPSNMTEIPELQTTYSERTRAFISWLLESRTFLPAFHVVKDDASTKTSFFQHLVEDRTESAFSYYEFLLHIQQQMSK from the exons ATGTCCACACAGGGTTACGCGAATCCGAGCTCGTCTGTGAATAATTAC GGCATGAGTTCCTCTCAAAACGGAGGCGGAGCGGCGCCGTGTCAGAACG GTCCAGGACAGATGTACCCTGCCATGTATCCTGCATCCAGCTACTATAGTTCTGCTCCGCCTGCTGCTTACCCCACCGTGGCGGGACACAGCGCTCCTCCTGCCGGCAAAATCCCAGTTTCGAGCTCAGGCTATAGTGGGAACTATTTCCAGAAGAGTTCA GGGCCGTCACCATATCCAGCACCAGGAACGCATCAGTACTCAAACGCCCCGGTACAGCCATTCCAGCAGACTGCGCCGTACGCTGGATATTATGGACAGGTTTATAGTCACCCCTCACAGGGGCAAACTCAAACTCAACCCCAACCTCAGCAGCTACAGCCCAGCCTGGTGCCAGCATCCAGTGGC GGCAACCTCGGCGCCCCGCTGTACCCCATCGTTTCTTACCCAGCAGCCCCTGGGAGTAGCCAGTACGGCACGCTGAGATCCTCCCAAACCACCGCTGGGCAGCCACCCGTTTCTACAGTAATGCCACCGCCACCTACCCAGAGTTCTTTGCAACAATATTCTCAAGGGATCGGGGCCAATCCCACACCAGCTCACCCGGGCTACGGAGCCCCGCCTCTCAGCCAAACAGCCACTGTCAACGGCCAATCAAATCCAG TTCAACAACACTATGACCCAAACCTCCACAATCCCATGAGCCATCATTACGCCACGGGCCCTCCTAACTCACAGGGCCCTGATAAAGAGAGGCCACCCTCAGGAACCCCAGGCACCTCTGTGCATTCCTCACCACAACACCATCCAG GGCTGCTGTATGGTGACCGTGGGGTGAATAACGCCATAAACTCGGCCGCGGGCGATCACTCCTCATCCAGTTCTGAccatgaggaagaggatgaggaggatgaggaagcaG GTGGAGACAGCTCTTCTACAACCACAGGCAGTGCCTCTCCGGTTCCTAACAGTTATGAGTCTCTGGAGGGCGGCGGTTACTCGG ATCTTGCAGCTCCTCCTGCTGGTGTCCCCGCCAAGCAAGCTCCACCCTTCGGATACAATTATCCAACCGTGCATCCGGCTTACCAACAAAACCCCGCCCCCAAACCAGACCCCTCCCCCTCTCACGGAGGGTATAACCCACCAGGATACCAGCCTTACTCGCAG CCTTTCCCGTCGCTGTCTGAGCTGTCGTCAGCGTTAGGAGGCCTCGGCGGCGTTTCTGAACAGGAGGCTGAAACCTTGAGACCCGTGAATCTACTCCAGGAGAGAAACATCCTTCCTCCCAAACGCGCACCTCCACCTGAGCCCAACCTGAGCAATGACCTGCGCAAGGTCAACTGCAGCCCCGA CACTTTTCGCTGTACTCTCACTAACATTCCTCAGACTCAAGCGCTATTGAACAAAGCTCGTCTGCCTCTTGGATTACTGCTCCATCCCTTCAGAGATTTAACG CAGTTACCAGTGATCACCTCTAACACTATAGTTCGTTGTCGTTCGTGTCGGACGTATATAAACCCTTTCGTTTCGTTTCTGGATCAGCGCAGGTGGAAGTGTAATCTGTGTTACAGAGTCAATGATG TTCCAGATGAGTTCATGTATAACCCTGTAACTCGTTCATATGGTGAGCCTCACAAGAGACCAGAGGTCCAGAATTCAACGGTGGAGTTCATCGCTTCCTCTGATTAcatg CTTCGGCCTCCTCAGCCTGCTGTGTACCTGTTCTTGTTGGATGTATCCCACAATGCTGTGGAGTCAGGCTACTTGAATGTGTTTTGCCAGTCATTACTGGACAACCTTGAAAA GTTACCCGGAGATACTCGTACACACATCGGGTTTGTGACGTTTGACAGCACCGTCCACTTCTATAACCTGCAGGAGGGTCTTTCTCAGCCTCAGATGCTAGTGGTGTCTGATATTGATG ATGTTTTCATCCCCACACACGACAGTCTGCTGGTGAATCTCAAAGAAAGTAAAGAG CTGGTGAAGGACCTGCTCAATGCACTGCCGGGGATGTTCACGCACACACGTGAGACCCAGAGCGCTCTGGGTCCGGCTCTGCAGGCAGCGTATAAACTCATGTCCCCTACAGGAGGTCGGGTGTCCGTGTTTCAGACCCAGCTGCCCACCCTCGGCGCTGGACACCTGCAGTCACGGGAAGACCCCAACCTCAGATCTAGCACCAAG AATGTCCTGCACTTGGGTCCTGCTACAGACTTTTACAAGAAACTTGCTCTTGACTGTTCTGGACAGCAGATCGGAGTGGATCTGTTCTTACTGAGCTCCCAGTACTCAGACCTGGCTTCTTTAG CATGTGTCTCCAAATACTCAGCCGGCAGTGTCTTTTACTACCCGTCCTTCCATCATGTTCACAATCCCGCACAGACCCAGAAATTCCAGAAAGATCTGCAGCGATACCTCACCAGAAAGATCGGGTTTGAAGCTGTAATGAGGATCAGGTGCACCAAAG GCTTGTCCATCCACACTTTCCATGGCAACTTCTTTGTACGCTCCACTGATTTGCTCTCTCTGGCCAACGTGAACCCAGACTCTGGTTTTGCTGTGCAGATGTCAATCGAGGAGAGTTTAGCTGATACTTCGCTCGCTTGTTTTCAGGCTGCTCTTCTTTACACATCCAGTAAAG GTAAACGTCGAATCCGAGTGCACACTCTGTGTCTGCCGGTTGTCAGTCAGTTGAGTGAAGTGTTTGCTGGAGCTGATATCCAGGCCATCTCATGCCTTCTGGCCAACAtgg CTATCGATCGCTCCATCTCCTCCAGTCTGTCTGATGCCAGAGATGCGTTAGTTAATGCCGTGGTGGATTGTTTAACGGCATATCGTGCTAACGGCTCAAACATCCAGCCCTCCGGTCTGATCGCCCCTGCCGCCCTGCGTCTCTTCCCTCTATATGTACTTGCTCTGCTCAAACAG AAAGCTCTGCGAACCGGCACCAGCACCCGTCTGGATGAGCGAGTGTTTTCCATGTGTGAGTTAAAGAGCCAGCCACTGCAGCAGATCATGCGCATGGTTCATCCAGACCTCTACCGCATCGACAACATGACCGAACAG GCGGCGCTGCACCTGAATGACTCTGTGATTCCTCAGCCTCCCTTACTTCAGCTCACTGCAGAGAAACTCACCAGAGAGGGGGCTTTCCTCTTGGACTGTGGCAGC GTGATGTATTTGTGGGTGGGGAAGGGCTGTAATGAGACATTCATACGTGACGTGTTGGGCTTCCAAAATTATGCATCCTTACCGTCCAACAtg aCCGAGATCCCTGAGCTGCAGACAACGTATTCAGAGCGAACTCGAGCATTCATTTCTTGGCTGCTGGAGTCTAGAACCTTCCTTCCTGCTTTTCATGTGGTCAA GGACGATGCCTCGACCAAGACCAGTTTTTTCCAGCACCTCGTGGAGGACCGCACTGAATCTGCCTTCTCTTATTACGAGTTCTTGCTTCACATTCAGCAGCAGATGTCGAAGTAG